Proteins from a genomic interval of Oncorhynchus kisutch isolate 150728-3 unplaced genomic scaffold, Okis_V2 scaffold1495, whole genome shotgun sequence:
- the LOC116366473 gene encoding uncharacterized protein LOC116366473 gives MAFGINLGIVFLCSLFAEHSSFTWAPRDAQRVRGYGFSGSSRMEVEQRQTGGSYPQDQFRPASHTSGSVQSEATYRGTGYNTLGGFAPSSLQPAPRGSGSIPSSFTSAQTKGKRTRAKNTDISLSGSIASGSSVTHNKHQTKASRTYGQSVTDPSALRPVSSWEVKRIQANTLRTVQPHSGSSGLVQNPDVVFNVQSRTASNLKPSIPNYGSTQSEFKFSTSRQPNQGLVQTLSRGAPSLYGQTATHTTSLTHYVQDLKQGSSLPSLAFKGPMEISARSISTPDREVPSSGSSQTSFRPGSTEGGSATNSYKPSFSQDVMQYQSNSASRSVSTSNQYAQTSGQRIDGSSTSSRGMPTSSLASRASLFRPSSTASGNSYGAYKPGSDLGATPSQSLFTFNQGGRGSTYSQNLLAKPAQGKYGQMSAQWGSYQPSYAASSGPVSSLFSSTQAASSSTFIQNAPATAQKPSGFKPVPSQRYQPSYLFNAVKSNTSSARRPTQSLLSSSYGPTQSRTSSASSINPRRFALTIMHSIPELYGGSTIHRLKDPTR, from the exons ATGGCTTTTGGAATTAATTTGGG GATTGTGTTCCTTTGCTCATTGTTTGCAGAACACTCAAGTTTTACATGGGCTCCACGTG ATGCCCAGAGAGTAAGAGGCTATGGGTTTTCTGGCTCTTCCAGAATGGAAGTTGAGCAGAGGCAAACAGGTGGCAGCTATCCCCAGGATCAATTCAGACCAGCCTCTCACACTTCTGGTTCGGTCCAGAGTGAAGCTACTTACCGCGGGACTGGATACAACACACTCGGAGGCTTTGCTCCAAGCTCCCTCCAGCCAGCCCCAAGGGGCTCTGGATCTATCCCCAGCAGCTTTACCTCCGCCCAGACAAAGGGTAAGAGGACCCGTGCCAAGAATACTGACATTAGCCTCTCTGGTTCTATAGCCAGTGGATCCTCTGTCACCCACAACAAGCATCAAACCAAGGCCAGCAGAACCTATGGTCAAAGTGTTACTGACCCCAGTGCATTAAGGCCAGTTTCAAGTTGGGAGGTAAAGAGAATCCAGGCCAACACTCTCCGTACTGTACAGCCTCACTCCGGCAGCTCTGGACTAGTCCAGAATCCTGATGTTGTGTTTAATGTCCAGAGTAGAACTGCCTCTAACCTGAAACCATCTATTCCTAACTATGGCTCTACCCAGAGTGAATTCAAGTTCTCCACCTCCAGACAACCCAACCAAGGCCTTGTCCAGACTCTGAGTAGAGGAGCCCCCAGCCTCTATGGTCAAACTGCCACCCACACCACCTCCCTCACCCACTATgtccaggacctgaagcaagggaGCAGCCTCCCTTCCCTGGCTTTCAAGGGACCAATGGAGATCTCTGCCCGGTCAATTTCCACTCCCGACCGTGAAGTTCCCTCAAGTGGTTCTTCACAAACTTCATTTAGACCAGGTTCTACTGAAGGTGGGAGTGCAACAAACAGCTACAAGCCTAGCTTCTCCCAAGATGTCATGCAATACCAGAGCAACTCTGCCAGTAGAAGTGTTTCAACTTCCAATCAATATGCCCAAACCTCTGGCCAGAGAATAGATGGATCCTCTACCTCAAGTCGCGGCATGCCCACTTCTAGCCTGGCCTCTCGCGCCAGTCTTTTTCGCCCCAGCTCTACAGCTAGTGGAAACTCCTATGGCGCCTACAAGCCTGGCTCTGACCTTGGTGCAACACCAAGCCAAAGCCTGTTTACCTTTAACCAAGGTGGAAGGGGTTCAACATACAGCCAGAATCTCCTTGCAAAACCTGCCCAAGGGAAGTACGGACAAATGTCTGCTCAGTGGGGGAGCTACCAGCCCAGCTATGCTGCCAGTAGTGGGCCAGTCTCCAGCCTCTTCAGTTCTACCCAGGCTGCCAGTTCTTCAACATTCATCCAGAATGCTCCTGCCACAGCCCAGAAGCCAAGTGGCTTTAAACCTGTCCCCAGTCAACGCTATCAGCCCAGCTATTTGTTCAATGCAGTGAAGTCCAACACTAGCTCTGCCAGACGTCCCACCCAGAGCCTCTTGTCTAGCAGCTATGGCCCTACCCAGAGCAGGACCAGCAGTGCCAGCTCGATCAACCCTCGCCGCTTTGCCCTGACCATCATGCACAGCATCCCAGAATTGTACGGCGGATCTACAATCCACCGGCTCAAAGACCCTACTCGGTAG
- the LOC116366470 gene encoding uncharacterized protein LOC116366470: MAFGINLGIVFLCSLFAEHSSFTWAPRDAQRVRGYGFSGSSRMEVEQRQTGGSYPQDQFRPASHTSGSVQSEATYRGTGYNTLGGFAPSSLQPAPRGSGSIPSSFTSAQTKGKRTRAKNTDISLSGSIASGSSVTHNKHQTKASRTYGQSVTDPSALRPVSSWEVKRIQANTLRTVQPHSGSSGLVQNPDVVFNVQSRTASNLKPSIPNYGSTQSEFKFSTSRQPNQGLVQTLSRGAPSLYGQTATHTTSLTHYVQDLKQGSSLPSLAFKGPMEISARSISTPDREVPSSGSSQTSFRPGSTEGGSATNSYKPSFSQDVMQYQSNSASRSVSTSNQYAQTSGQRIDGSSTSSRGMPTSSLASRASLFRPSSTASGNSYGAYKPGSDLGATPSQSLFTFNQGGRGSTYSQNLLAKPAQGKYGQMSAQWGSYQPSYAASSGPVSSLFSSTQAASSSTFIQNAPATAQKPSGFKPVPSQRYQPSYLFNAVKSNTSSARRPTQSLLSSSYGPTQSRTSSASSINPRRFALTIMHSIPELYGGSTIHRLKDPTR, from the exons ATGGCTTTTGGAATTAATTTGGG GATTGTGTTCCTTTGCTCATTGTTTGCAGAACACTCAAGTTTTACATGGGCTCCACGTG ATGCCCAGAGAGTAAGAGGCTATGGGTTTTCTGGCTCTTCCAGAATGGAAGTTGAGCAGAGGCAAACAGGTGGCAGCTATCCCCAGGATCAATTCAGACCAGCCTCTCACACTTCTGGTTCGGTCCAGAGTGAAGCTACTTACCGCGGGACTGGATACAACACACTCGGAGGCTTTGCTCCAAGCTCCCTCCAGCCAGCCCCAAGGGGCTCTGGATCTATCCCCAGCAGCTTTACCTCCGCCCAGACAAAGGGTAAGAGGACCCGTGCCAAGAATACTGACATTAGCCTCTCTGGTTCTATAGCCAGTGGATCCTCTGTCACCCACAACAAGCATCAAACCAAGGCCAGCAGAACCTATGGTCAAAGTGTCACTGACCCCAGTGCATTAAGGCCAGTTTCAAGTTGGGAGGTAAAGAGAATCCAGGCCAACACTCTCCGTACTGTACAGCCTCACTCCGGCAGCTCTGGACTAGTCCAGAATCCTGATGTTGTGTTTAATGTCCAGAGTAGAACTGCCTCTAACCTGAAACCATCTATTCCTAACTATGGCTCTACCCAGAGTGAATTCAAGTTCTCCACCTCCAGACAACCCAACCAAGGCCTTGTCCAGACTCTGAGTAGAGGAGCCCCCAGCCTCTATGGTCAAACTGCCACCCACACCACCTCCCTCACCCACTATgtccaggacctgaagcaagggaGCAGCCTCCCTTCCCTGGCTTTCAAGGGACCAATGGAGATCTCTGCCCGGTCAATTTCCACTCCCGACCGTGAAGTTCCCTCAAGTGGTTCTTCACAAACTTCATTTAGACCAGGTTCTACTGAAGGTGGGAGTGCAACAAACAGCTACAAGCCTAGCTTCTCCCAAGATGTCATGCAATACCAGAGCAACTCTGCCAGTAGAAGTGTTTCAACTTCCAATCAATATGCCCAAACCTCTGGCCAGAGAATAGATGGATCCTCTACCTCAAGTCGCGGCATGCCCACTTCTAGCCTGGCCTCTCGCGCCAGTCTTTTTCGCCCCAGCTCTACAGCTAGTGGAAACTCCTATGGCGCCTACAAGCCTGGCTCTGACCTTGGTGCAACACCAAGCCAAAGCCTGTTTACCTTTAACCAAGGTGGAAGGGGTTCAACATACAGCCAGAATCTCCTTGCAAAACCTGCCCAAGGGAAGTACGGACAAATGTCTGCTCAGTGGGGGAGCTACCAGCCCAGCTATGCTGCCAGTAGTGGGCCAGTCTCCAGCCTCTTCAGTTCTACCCAGGCTGCCAGTTCTTCAACATTCATCCAGAATGCTCCTGCCACAGCCCAGAAGCCAAGTGGCTTTAAACCTGTCCCCAGTCAACGCTATCAGCCCAGCTATTTGTTCAATGCAGTGAAGTCCAACACTAGCTCTGCCAGACGTCCCACCCAGAGCCTCTTGTCTAGCAGCTATGGCCCTACCCAGAGCAGGACCAGCAGTGCCAGCTCGATCAACCCTCGCCGCTTTGCCCTGACCATCATGCACAGCATCCCAGAATTGTACGGCGGATCTACAATCCACCGGCTCAAAGACCCTACTCGGTAG